A single Micromonospora luteifusca DNA region contains:
- a CDS encoding 3-dehydroquinate synthase II, with product MTGNRLCWLDIRAAGEATAAIVEEAVHQGLDAVVASDPAAFAGLPPTLGKVLLLPGGELPDHLGEADTVVLPDPSPERAAHRAAQRAAHPGVRFGRYVEIVDAPSLAEACTAAREEEVAVLDFRDPTKIPLEIVLAAAAEAEGTIVTVAHDVTEAEILFGVLEVGSDGVLMAARSVGDATALRRAATGQHGEIPLVELEVTRTQHVGMGERACVDTCTYFGQDEGILVGSHSKGMVLCVSETHPLPYMPTRPFRVNAGAIHSYTVAADGRTHYLSELEAGSKVLAVNTKGQTRLVTVGRVKIETRPLISIDAVAPNGQMVNLILQDDWHVRVLGPDAVVLNSTELQPGDRILGHLPTADRHVGYPIEEFCREQ from the coding sequence ATGACGGGCAACAGACTGTGCTGGCTTGACATTCGGGCGGCTGGCGAGGCGACCGCGGCCATCGTCGAGGAGGCCGTACACCAGGGCCTGGACGCCGTGGTGGCGTCCGACCCGGCGGCCTTCGCGGGCCTGCCACCGACGCTGGGCAAGGTTCTGCTGCTGCCCGGCGGTGAGTTGCCGGACCACCTCGGGGAGGCCGACACGGTGGTGCTGCCCGACCCGAGCCCGGAGCGGGCCGCGCATCGGGCCGCGCAACGGGCGGCGCACCCCGGTGTGCGCTTCGGTCGCTACGTCGAGATCGTCGACGCGCCGTCCCTCGCCGAGGCCTGTACGGCGGCCCGGGAGGAGGAGGTCGCGGTCCTGGACTTCCGCGACCCCACCAAGATCCCGCTGGAGATCGTGCTCGCCGCGGCGGCCGAGGCCGAGGGGACGATCGTGACGGTGGCCCACGACGTGACCGAGGCCGAGATTCTCTTCGGAGTGCTGGAGGTCGGCTCCGACGGGGTGCTGATGGCCGCCCGGTCGGTGGGGGACGCCACGGCGTTGCGCCGCGCGGCGACCGGCCAGCACGGTGAGATCCCGCTGGTGGAGCTGGAGGTCACCCGGACGCAGCACGTGGGCATGGGCGAGCGCGCCTGCGTGGACACGTGCACGTACTTCGGGCAGGACGAGGGGATCCTGGTGGGTTCCCACTCCAAGGGAATGGTGCTCTGCGTCAGCGAGACGCATCCCCTGCCGTACATGCCGACCCGGCCGTTCCGGGTGAACGCCGGCGCCATCCACTCGTACACCGTCGCGGCGGACGGGCGGACGCACTACCTGAGCGAGCTGGAGGCGGGCAGCAAGGTGCTCGCGGTGAACACCAAGGGCCAGACCCGGCTGGTCACGGTCGGCCGAGTCAAGATCGAGACCCGGCCACTGATCTCCATCGACGCGGTCGCGCCGAACGGGCAAATGGTCAACCTGATCCTTCAGGACGACTGGCACGTGCGGGTGCTCGGGCCCGACGCGGTGGTGCTCAACTCGACCGAACTGCAGCCCGGGGACCGGATCCTGGGCCACCTGCCCACCGCCGACCGGCACGTCGGCTACCCCATTGAGGAGTTCTGCCGCGAACAGTGA
- a CDS encoding 2-amino-3,7-dideoxy-D-threo-hept-6-ulosonate synthase has protein sequence MPLHSHSARSLRLRRLHHHSTAGLVVAPVDHSIADGPVVTPSQPIDRLVGQLAGGGVDAVVVHKGSMRHIGPDRFADMSLIVHLNASTSQAPDPDAKYVVTAVEEAIRLGADGVSVHVNLGSRQEHQQIQDLARIADSCDRWNLPLMAMMYPRGPRIEDPRDPALLAHAVTIAADLGADLVKTVYPGSVAGMLDLTSICPIPVLVAGGPRRGSEAELLRFVADALAGGAAGVAMGRNLFQAHDPEQLARRVARLVHRYPMEQIDDLEGGHHDGQQTVLA, from the coding sequence ATGCCACTACACAGCCATTCGGCACGGTCGTTGCGACTACGCCGACTGCACCATCACAGCACCGCCGGCCTGGTCGTCGCGCCGGTCGACCACAGCATCGCCGACGGTCCGGTGGTGACGCCAAGCCAACCCATCGACCGGCTCGTCGGCCAGCTCGCCGGCGGCGGTGTCGACGCGGTCGTGGTGCACAAGGGCAGCATGCGACACATCGGACCGGACAGGTTCGCCGACATGTCGCTCATCGTGCACCTGAACGCGAGCACCAGTCAGGCTCCCGACCCCGACGCCAAATACGTCGTCACGGCCGTGGAGGAGGCGATCCGCCTCGGTGCCGACGGGGTCAGCGTGCACGTCAACCTCGGCTCGCGGCAGGAGCACCAACAGATCCAGGACCTGGCCCGGATCGCCGACTCGTGCGACCGGTGGAACCTGCCGCTGATGGCGATGATGTACCCGCGCGGGCCGCGAATCGAGGATCCTCGCGACCCGGCCCTGCTCGCACACGCGGTCACCATCGCCGCAGACCTCGGCGCCGACCTGGTCAAGACGGTCTATCCCGGCTCGGTGGCGGGGATGCTCGACCTCACCAGCATCTGCCCGATCCCGGTCCTGGTGGCCGGCGGGCCGCGACGGGGCAGCGAGGCCGAACTGCTGCGCTTCGTCGCCGACGCGCTGGCCGGCGGGGCCGCCGGAGTGGCGATGGGTCGCAACCTCTTCCAGGCCCATGACCCGGAGCAACTGGCGCGCAGGGTGGCGCGGCTGGTGCATCGCTACCCGATGGAACAGATCGACGACCTAGAGGGAGGACACCATGACGGGCAACAGACTGTGCTGGCTTGA
- a CDS encoding multicopper oxidase family protein, with product MSTRRQLLRLGAASGILGATGGLASLADRLAATPAAAATVAPPATVPAPFTVPLTVPQTLRPVRRTATTDYYSVMMHRRRLEILPGTRTEVYTYNGDLPGPTIRARSGRRVVVRQRNRLDMPTAVHLHGGATTPDDDGSGGVTIAPGGERVYTYPNHQPHATLWMHDHAHHMEAEHLYRGLSSLYLLTDATEEALPLPRGRFDVPLVLRDAHFDAEAQLVWTMDDVENRNTILVNGRPTPRFEVQARRYRLRLVNSSNMRIFLLRLADSGIFNVIGSDGGLLEAPVDTPYLLLSPGERLEVVVDFARYAPGSSVVLENLMGPGPTDQVGQVMRFDVVPATARDRSAVPARLRTLPTLPTPTVRRQVELRMDEPGTGHRAYIDGKVFDPDRIDTTIAWGTTEEWTVTNANTTIPHNFHMHLVQFRVLDRGPNPADPTESGLKDTVTIFPGQSVRLQATFNTWRGVYPYHCHMVDHSGMGMMAQFRVV from the coding sequence GTGTCCACTCGTCGTCAGTTGCTGCGCCTCGGTGCGGCGTCGGGCATCCTCGGCGCGACCGGTGGCCTCGCCAGCCTCGCCGACCGGTTGGCGGCCACGCCCGCCGCGGCGGCCACCGTCGCACCGCCGGCCACCGTCCCGGCGCCGTTCACCGTGCCGCTCACGGTGCCTCAGACACTGCGACCGGTCCGTCGTACGGCCACCACCGACTACTACTCGGTCATGATGCACCGCCGCCGGTTGGAGATCCTGCCCGGCACCCGCACCGAGGTCTACACCTACAACGGTGACCTGCCCGGCCCCACCATCCGGGCCCGCTCCGGTCGCCGGGTGGTGGTCCGGCAGCGCAACCGGCTCGACATGCCGACCGCGGTGCACCTGCACGGCGGGGCGACCACGCCGGACGACGACGGTTCCGGCGGTGTGACGATCGCCCCCGGCGGGGAGCGCGTCTACACCTACCCCAACCATCAGCCGCACGCGACCCTGTGGATGCACGACCACGCCCACCACATGGAGGCCGAGCACCTCTACCGCGGTCTGAGCAGCCTCTACCTGCTCACCGACGCCACCGAGGAGGCCCTGCCGCTGCCGCGCGGCCGGTTCGACGTCCCGCTGGTGCTGCGTGACGCGCATTTCGACGCCGAGGCGCAGCTGGTCTGGACCATGGACGACGTCGAGAACCGGAACACCATCCTGGTCAACGGTCGGCCGACGCCCCGCTTCGAGGTGCAGGCGCGGCGGTACCGGCTGCGCCTGGTCAACTCCAGCAACATGCGCATCTTCCTGCTGCGGCTCGCCGACAGCGGGATCTTCAACGTGATCGGCTCGGACGGCGGGCTGCTGGAGGCGCCGGTCGACACGCCGTACCTGCTGCTGTCCCCTGGGGAGCGGCTGGAGGTGGTGGTCGACTTCGCCCGCTACGCACCGGGCAGCTCGGTGGTGCTGGAGAACCTCATGGGCCCGGGACCGACGGACCAGGTCGGTCAGGTCATGCGCTTCGACGTCGTACCGGCAACAGCGCGGGATCGCAGCGCGGTGCCGGCCCGGCTGCGCACGCTGCCGACGCTACCCACCCCGACGGTACGGCGGCAGGTGGAGTTGCGGATGGACGAACCGGGGACGGGCCACCGGGCGTACATCGACGGAAAGGTCTTCGACCCGGACCGGATCGACACCACCATCGCCTGGGGCACCACCGAGGAATGGACGGTAACGAATGCGAACACCACCATTCCCCACAACTTCCACATGCATCTGGTGCAGTTCCGGGTGCTCGATCGCGGGCCCAACCCGGCCGACCCCACCGAGTCCGGCCTGAAGGACACCGTGACCATCTTTCCCGGCCAGTCGGTACGCCTACAGGCGACCTTCAACACCTGGCGCGGTGTGTACCCCTATCACTGCCACATGGTCGACCACAGCGGGATGGGCATGATGGCCCAATTCAGAGTCGTCTGA
- a CDS encoding NPCBM/NEW2 domain-containing protein → MRRHLFTALTAVTASLLIVPAPAHAAATKDAVVTTKPAPQQVLSPTPYQGWNTYFGLGGNFSEESVREVADSIVSRGLAKAGYDIVWLDGGWQDPEPRTAAGDLQADRSRFPNGLKPLVDYIHSKGLKAGIYTDAGPYIPGKCGLGSGGGYYQRDADHFAALEFDAVKVDFLCGIAADLDPKTAYTEFAQALRNNASKRPIIFNLCNPVTSPDWGNYPEEQQSTYSWTYAPEIAQSWRTYTDVGFVGDIKFKDVLRNYDANARHPEVAGPGHFNDPDYLAPGLGMSEEEFRTQMTLWSAAAAPLVIGSDIRKLSQASIDTLTDPEALAINQDPAGVQAVRVGPAGTTETWVKRLANGDRAVVLLNRGESSKIITTKASSVGLSGARFTVQNAWTNQVTESAGTLSAAVPAHGAALLRVAPARGLPGAPHVTAGLPQVTKVGNSATPEGTAPVVGGGDQARVEVVVRNDGLLPVLKPQVGLAAPAGWTVRALSGASVVLAPGQAITFAFTVTLPATAAPGDAALTATTSYEVVGRGKSRQTSVSTVVVAPAPPTGDAVLSHHAWISATSGWMTPTVDQSVGGGSPISMVGQVYPTGLGVASPSTVRYYLGDKCDRLTATVGLDDAVRNVGPEGATSTFQVVGDGRVLFDSGVLTRDDIRQVDVDLTGVRVLDLLVGDGGDGGYNDRADWAGLNASC, encoded by the coding sequence GTGAGACGACATCTGTTCACCGCCCTGACCGCCGTCACGGCCAGCCTGCTGATCGTGCCCGCTCCGGCCCACGCCGCAGCCACGAAAGACGCTGTGGTCACCACCAAACCGGCACCCCAGCAGGTGCTCAGCCCCACGCCCTACCAGGGCTGGAACACCTACTTCGGCCTCGGCGGCAACTTCTCCGAGGAGTCCGTACGGGAGGTTGCCGACTCGATCGTCAGCCGTGGCCTGGCCAAGGCCGGCTACGACATCGTCTGGCTGGACGGCGGCTGGCAGGACCCGGAGCCGCGTACGGCCGCCGGTGACCTGCAGGCCGACCGGAGTCGTTTCCCGAACGGGCTCAAGCCGCTGGTCGACTACATCCACTCCAAGGGGCTGAAGGCGGGCATCTACACCGACGCCGGTCCGTACATCCCCGGCAAGTGCGGGCTCGGCAGCGGCGGCGGCTACTACCAGCGCGACGCGGACCACTTCGCCGCCCTGGAGTTCGACGCGGTGAAGGTGGACTTCCTCTGCGGGATCGCCGCCGACCTGGACCCGAAGACCGCCTACACCGAGTTCGCCCAGGCGCTGCGGAACAACGCCAGCAAGCGGCCGATCATCTTCAACCTGTGCAACCCGGTGACCTCCCCGGACTGGGGCAACTACCCGGAGGAGCAGCAGTCGACGTACTCCTGGACCTATGCTCCGGAGATCGCGCAGTCCTGGCGGACCTACACCGACGTGGGTTTTGTCGGTGACATCAAGTTCAAGGACGTGCTGCGCAACTACGACGCGAACGCGCGGCACCCCGAGGTCGCCGGACCGGGGCACTTCAACGACCCGGACTACCTGGCTCCCGGGCTCGGCATGTCCGAGGAGGAATTCCGTACGCAGATGACGCTCTGGTCCGCGGCCGCCGCGCCGCTGGTGATCGGCAGTGACATCCGCAAGCTCAGCCAGGCCTCGATCGACACGCTCACCGACCCCGAGGCCCTGGCGATCAACCAGGACCCCGCCGGTGTCCAGGCCGTACGCGTCGGCCCCGCCGGCACGACCGAGACCTGGGTCAAGCGCCTGGCCAACGGTGATCGGGCCGTGGTGCTGCTCAACCGCGGTGAGAGCTCGAAGATCATCACCACGAAGGCCTCGTCCGTCGGCCTGTCCGGAGCCCGCTTCACCGTGCAGAACGCGTGGACCAACCAGGTCACCGAGAGCGCGGGCACCCTCAGCGCTGCGGTTCCGGCGCACGGCGCCGCACTGCTCCGGGTCGCCCCGGCGCGCGGTCTGCCCGGTGCCCCGCACGTGACCGCCGGCCTTCCGCAGGTCACGAAGGTCGGCAACTCCGCCACGCCGGAGGGGACCGCACCCGTGGTCGGCGGCGGTGACCAGGCGCGGGTCGAGGTCGTCGTACGCAACGACGGCCTGCTGCCTGTCCTCAAGCCCCAGGTGGGACTCGCGGCACCGGCCGGCTGGACGGTCCGGGCACTCAGTGGGGCGTCGGTCGTGCTCGCCCCAGGTCAGGCCATCACCTTCGCCTTCACGGTGACCCTGCCAGCCACCGCCGCCCCCGGGGATGCCGCGTTGACCGCCACCACGTCGTACGAGGTGGTCGGGCGCGGCAAGTCGCGCCAGACGTCGGTGTCGACGGTGGTGGTCGCCCCGGCGCCACCGACCGGTGACGCCGTGCTGTCCCACCACGCGTGGATCAGCGCCACCAGCGGTTGGATGACTCCGACGGTCGACCAGAGCGTCGGCGGCGGGTCACCGATCAGCATGGTCGGCCAGGTCTACCCGACCGGCCTCGGCGTCGCCTCACCCTCCACGGTCCGTTACTACCTGGGCGACAAGTGCGACCGGCTGACCGCGACCGTCGGCCTGGACGACGCGGTACGCAACGTCGGGCCCGAGGGAGCCACCTCGACCTTCCAGGTGGTCGGCGACGGGCGGGTCCTGTTCGACAGCGGCGTGCTGACCCGTGACGACATCCGTCAGGTCGACGTCGACCTGACCGGCGTCCGGGTGCTCGACCTGCTGGTCGGCGACGGCGGCGACGGTGGTTACAACGACCGCGCCGACTGGGCTGGCCTGAACGCCAGCTGCTGA
- a CDS encoding PhzF family phenazine biosynthesis protein, giving the protein MADLHVLRVFCGPGGTYGNQLGVVLDGDAVAAGQDRQAVAARLGYSETVFVDDAGTGVVDIYTPSVRLPFAGHPLVGTSWLLSRFRARPELLRPPAGTVPTWQDGEFTWIRGHARWAPDRRMQQYASAEEVEALPGPPPGDGWLYAWAWQDQAAGRVRTRGFPRRGDAIVEDEATGASAIVLTAELRRALDIMQGKGSQILTRPGPNDTVEVGGRVILEETRSL; this is encoded by the coding sequence GTGGCAGATCTCCATGTACTTCGTGTGTTCTGCGGTCCCGGCGGTACGTACGGAAACCAGCTCGGCGTTGTTCTTGACGGCGATGCCGTGGCCGCTGGGCAGGACCGCCAGGCCGTGGCCGCACGGCTGGGCTACAGCGAAACCGTCTTCGTCGATGATGCCGGCACCGGGGTCGTCGACATCTACACGCCGAGCGTGCGACTGCCGTTTGCCGGGCATCCCCTGGTGGGCACGTCCTGGCTGCTGAGTCGGTTCCGCGCCAGGCCGGAACTCCTACGCCCGCCGGCGGGCACGGTGCCAACCTGGCAGGACGGCGAGTTCACCTGGATCAGGGGACACGCGCGGTGGGCGCCCGACAGGCGCATGCAGCAGTACGCCTCAGCCGAGGAGGTCGAGGCGTTGCCGGGTCCGCCGCCAGGTGACGGGTGGCTGTACGCGTGGGCGTGGCAGGACCAGGCCGCCGGTCGGGTGCGTACCAGGGGATTTCCCCGCCGGGGCGACGCCATCGTCGAGGATGAAGCCACCGGAGCGTCCGCGATCGTGCTCACCGCCGAGCTGCGCCGGGCGCTGGACATCATGCAGGGCAAGGGATCGCAGATCCTGACTCGACCAGGTCCGAACGACACCGTCGAGGTGGGCGGCCGGGTCATCCTTGAGGAAACCCGCTCCCTCTGA
- a CDS encoding ArsR/SmtB family transcription factor produces MPRPPSTARIVEHPDVSEVSLQQVMEALADPVRRAVVSQLADRGEDMTCGSFETPVSTSTLTHHFNTLREAGVIRQYYVGTAKMNALRADEIERRFPGLLSAVVAAAGTETRAGTA; encoded by the coding sequence GTGCCCCGCCCCCCTAGTACCGCCCGGATCGTGGAGCACCCCGACGTGTCCGAGGTTTCCCTGCAGCAGGTCATGGAGGCGCTGGCGGATCCGGTACGGCGAGCGGTGGTGTCCCAGTTGGCCGACCGGGGCGAGGACATGACCTGCGGCTCGTTCGAGACACCCGTGTCGACGTCGACGTTGACGCACCACTTCAACACGCTGCGCGAAGCCGGCGTGATCCGCCAGTACTACGTGGGGACAGCCAAGATGAACGCGCTGCGGGCGGACGAGATCGAGCGTCGCTTTCCCGGCCTGCTCTCGGCGGTGGTGGCCGCCGCGGGCACCGAGACGCGGGCAGGTACGGCTTGA
- a CDS encoding zinc-dependent alcohol dehydrogenase family protein: MAKLVQFDRIGGPEVLTLRDVEVATPGAGEVRIRVDAIGLNRAEIMYREGVYFDQPAFPSTLGYEAAGVIEAVGPGVDGLAEGDTVAVVPAFLQSRYGTYGTHIIVPASAVVPRPAQVDPAQAAAVWMAYITAYGALVESGKVRPGDHVLITAASSSVGLAAIQLANHIGAIPIATTRGSGKKQRLLDAGAAHVIVTDDEDLPARVKEITSGEGVRLAFDPVAGPGVETLALGIATDGFLVVYGALDPRTTPLPNAQSYPALNSSTYTLFEITMNPERLRRAVAFVNAGLASGSFAPVVDRTFDLTEIAEAHRYMAANGHVGKIVVTVTHDDTV; this comes from the coding sequence GTGGCAAAGCTCGTACAGTTCGACCGGATCGGTGGACCCGAGGTTCTGACCCTGCGTGACGTGGAGGTGGCCACTCCGGGCGCGGGTGAGGTCCGGATCCGCGTCGATGCCATTGGCCTGAACCGGGCCGAGATCATGTACCGCGAGGGCGTCTATTTCGACCAGCCCGCGTTCCCCTCCACCCTCGGCTACGAGGCCGCCGGCGTGATCGAGGCCGTCGGCCCGGGCGTGGACGGCCTCGCCGAGGGCGACACCGTCGCGGTCGTGCCGGCGTTCCTGCAGAGCAGGTACGGCACGTACGGCACCCACATCATCGTCCCGGCCTCGGCTGTTGTGCCTCGCCCCGCCCAGGTCGACCCCGCTCAGGCGGCAGCCGTGTGGATGGCCTACATCACCGCCTACGGCGCCCTCGTCGAGTCCGGCAAGGTGCGTCCCGGCGACCACGTGCTGATCACGGCGGCCTCCAGCAGCGTCGGCCTGGCCGCCATCCAGCTCGCCAACCACATCGGTGCGATCCCGATCGCCACCACCCGTGGTTCCGGCAAGAAGCAGCGCCTGCTGGACGCCGGCGCAGCCCATGTCATCGTCACCGACGACGAGGACCTCCCGGCCCGGGTCAAGGAAATCACCAGCGGCGAAGGCGTCCGCCTGGCCTTCGACCCGGTCGCCGGCCCCGGCGTCGAGACCCTCGCTCTCGGCATCGCCACCGACGGTTTCCTGGTGGTCTACGGAGCCCTCGACCCGCGCACCACCCCGCTCCCCAACGCGCAGTCCTACCCAGCGTTGAACAGCAGCACCTACACCCTCTTCGAGATCACCATGAATCCGGAGCGCCTGCGCCGCGCCGTCGCGTTCGTCAACGCCGGACTCGCCTCGGGTTCCTTCGCCCCGGTCGTCGACCGCACCTTCGACCTCACCGAGATCGCCGAGGCCCACCGCTACATGGCGGCCAACGGCCACGTCGGCAAAATCGTCGTCACCGTCACCCACGACGACACTGTTTGA
- a CDS encoding helix-turn-helix domain-containing protein has protein sequence MRFEHRDAETDASIVSHVWRTRSEAEDTMTSAARTCCQLIFTRMQGYLLASLRGPETSATIAPVPPDAEFLGIRLTLGTVLRPHPAASIVDGFAPFPVTGSGRVVIGGEDWEAPTYENVEQFVRRLRDAGLLVRSRLKVEGHFAGHPEGHPSKRTLQRQYRAITGLSQTAVTQIDRVNAAATMLRDGRDWHTVVEALGYFDQAHLAHALRRYVGRTARGLQAGDDAKLSFLYKNCPWPGS, from the coding sequence TTGCGATTCGAGCATCGTGACGCCGAGACGGACGCGAGCATCGTCAGCCATGTGTGGCGCACCCGCAGCGAAGCCGAAGACACGATGACATCCGCGGCGCGCACGTGCTGCCAACTGATATTCACGCGGATGCAGGGGTATCTACTCGCCAGCCTGCGCGGGCCGGAGACCAGCGCGACTATTGCGCCGGTCCCGCCGGACGCCGAGTTCCTCGGTATCCGGCTCACGCTCGGCACCGTTCTTCGGCCGCATCCGGCAGCCTCGATCGTCGACGGGTTCGCGCCCTTCCCAGTGACGGGCTCGGGCCGGGTGGTCATCGGCGGCGAGGACTGGGAAGCGCCGACGTACGAGAACGTCGAGCAGTTTGTCCGGCGCCTGCGGGACGCAGGTCTGCTGGTGCGATCACGTCTGAAGGTTGAGGGGCACTTCGCCGGGCACCCCGAGGGCCACCCGTCCAAACGAACCCTTCAGCGGCAGTACCGCGCGATCACTGGCCTCTCGCAAACCGCTGTGACGCAGATCGACCGCGTGAACGCCGCGGCCACGATGCTGCGCGATGGGCGCGACTGGCACACGGTCGTCGAGGCGCTGGGGTACTTCGACCAAGCTCACCTGGCACATGCGCTGCGGCGCTACGTCGGGCGCACCGCGCGGGGGCTGCAGGCGGGCGACGACGCAAAGCTGTCGTTCTTGTACAAGAACTGCCCGTGGCCAGGCAGCTAA
- a CDS encoding glycoside hydrolase family 6 protein — translation MPTLSSLRRRSAAISVAAVAGATAIGVCLAVGSASAGTLSGSLYRDPSSAVVRWVAANPGDSRTAVIRDKIASQPQARWFANFNPSTVQSEVSGFIGAANAAQQIPVLAVYEITNRDCGGASAGGAPDLNQYQTWVSNFARGLGNQTVIIILETDSLALLTCLSSAEISARNQAISTATQTIKSGNSNAKVYLDAGHSTWNSAGETANRLRAAGVQYADGFFSNVSNYNSTSNEANFGRAVISALNGMGISGKRQVIDTSRNGGASGDWCGDDNTDRRIGQYPTTNTGDSNIDAYLWVKPPGEADGCRYTAGSFQPDLAYSLANGVPNPPTTAPPTTVPPTTTPPTTAPPTTAPPTTAPPTTAPPTTPPPTGNGCAASVTVNQWSGGFTASVTVTAGAAAINGWTVTITLPGGAAVTSVWNAQAAGTSGTVRYTNVSYNGQVGARQSTNFGFQGTGTGPSATATCAAS, via the coding sequence GTGCCTACCCTCTCCTCGCTCCGCCGCAGATCGGCGGCGATCAGCGTGGCGGCCGTCGCGGGCGCCACCGCCATCGGCGTCTGCCTCGCCGTCGGCAGCGCCTCCGCCGGCACGCTGTCCGGATCGCTCTACCGCGACCCGAGTTCGGCCGTCGTCCGCTGGGTCGCCGCGAACCCCGGCGACTCGCGTACCGCCGTCATCCGGGACAAGATCGCGAGTCAGCCGCAGGCTCGCTGGTTCGCCAACTTCAACCCGTCGACCGTGCAGTCCGAGGTCTCCGGGTTCATCGGTGCCGCCAACGCGGCGCAGCAGATCCCGGTGCTGGCGGTCTACGAGATCACCAACCGGGACTGCGGCGGGGCCAGCGCCGGTGGGGCGCCGGACCTCAACCAGTACCAGACGTGGGTGTCCAACTTCGCGAGAGGGCTGGGCAACCAGACCGTCATCATCATCCTGGAAACCGACTCGCTCGCCCTGCTGACGTGCCTGAGCAGCGCCGAGATCAGCGCGCGCAACCAGGCGATCTCGACGGCCACGCAGACCATCAAGTCGGGCAACTCCAACGCCAAGGTGTACCTCGACGCCGGTCACTCCACCTGGAACAGCGCGGGTGAGACGGCCAATCGGCTCCGGGCGGCCGGCGTGCAGTACGCCGACGGCTTCTTCAGCAACGTGTCGAACTACAACTCCACCTCCAACGAGGCGAACTTCGGCCGGGCGGTCATCTCCGCCCTCAACGGCATGGGCATCTCGGGCAAGCGCCAGGTCATCGACACCAGCCGCAACGGGGGCGCCAGCGGCGACTGGTGCGGCGACGACAACACCGACCGGCGCATCGGGCAGTACCCGACGACAAACACCGGCGACAGCAACATCGACGCGTACCTCTGGGTGAAGCCGCCGGGGGAGGCGGACGGCTGCCGCTACACGGCCGGTTCGTTCCAGCCCGACCTGGCCTACAGCCTGGCCAACGGCGTACCCAATCCGCCCACCACCGCGCCGCCGACGACGGTTCCCCCGACCACGACCCCGCCGACGACCGCGCCGCCGACCACGGCTCCTCCCACCACCGCACCGCCGACCACGGCTCCCCCCACCACGCCGCCGCCGACCGGTAACGGCTGCGCCGCATCGGTGACGGTCAACCAGTGGTCCGGTGGCTTCACCGCGAGCGTGACGGTCACCGCCGGCGCTGCGGCCATCAACGGCTGGACCGTGACCATCACGCTGCCCGGCGGCGCGGCGGTCACCAGCGTCTGGAACGCCCAGGCCGCCGGCACCAGCGGAACCGTCCGGTACACCAACGTGAGCTACAACGGACAGGTCGGCGCCCGGCAGTCGACCAACTTCGGCTTCCAGGGCACCGGCACCGGCCCGAGCGCGACGGCCACCTGCGCGGCCAGCTGA
- a CDS encoding dihydrofolate reductase family protein: MLLSVNVFVSLDGIMQGPGAPDEDRSGGFDRGGWLVPHASVHTNEVVEGWFREADAFLFGRTSYGLLGGYWPKVTAPGDLIATKLNTLPKYVVSKTLTDKDADWSPTTVLRTGIVDNVRRLKGLPGKELQVHGSWKLVQALHQAGLVDLYRLLQYPVVVGTGKRLFPDGSTSATFATSEGSARVLPGGVVSLTLTPTTLGVISAGAYTVDRGRSTPVAQ; encoded by the coding sequence GTGCTGCTCAGCGTCAACGTCTTCGTCAGCCTCGACGGAATCATGCAAGGACCGGGAGCACCTGACGAGGACCGCTCGGGCGGCTTCGACCGCGGCGGGTGGCTCGTCCCGCACGCATCCGTGCACACCAACGAGGTAGTCGAGGGCTGGTTCCGTGAGGCGGACGCATTCCTTTTCGGCCGTACGAGCTATGGACTGCTCGGCGGGTACTGGCCGAAGGTCACCGCACCTGGCGACCTGATCGCCACCAAGCTGAATACGCTGCCGAAGTACGTCGTCAGCAAGACGCTGACGGACAAGGACGCCGACTGGAGCCCGACGACGGTCCTCCGCACCGGCATCGTCGACAACGTGCGCCGGCTCAAGGGGCTCCCCGGCAAGGAACTCCAGGTTCACGGCAGCTGGAAGCTCGTGCAGGCGCTGCACCAGGCCGGACTTGTCGACCTCTACCGGCTGCTCCAGTACCCGGTCGTCGTCGGAACCGGAAAACGCCTGTTCCCGGACGGGTCGACGTCCGCGACATTCGCAACCTCCGAAGGGAGCGCGCGCGTGCTGCCTGGCGGCGTTGTCTCGCTGACGCTGACCCCCACGACCCTCGGTGTGATCTCTGCGGGCGCGTACACCGTGGACAGGGGGCGCTCGACGCCGGTCGCCCAGTGA